A single window of uncultured Methanospirillum sp. DNA harbors:
- a CDS encoding HEAT repeat domain-containing protein has translation MSSNSTDQMAVLIQGLHHPEKEQRAATVQKIVLHGEEATEPLVKLLKDPDWRIRYRAAETLGLLRADIAVQELIQTCDDEKDHARYMAAKALGMIRDVKAVPTLIRLLGDEHQYTRGIAATGLASIGEPVAGKEIKSALAREPDQAVREKMIQSLKALNG, from the coding sequence ATGAGTTCCAATTCAACCGATCAGATGGCCGTTCTGATCCAGGGGTTACACCATCCTGAAAAAGAACAGAGGGCTGCTACAGTTCAGAAGATTGTCCTGCATGGGGAAGAGGCAACAGAACCTCTTGTGAAACTTCTGAAAGATCCAGACTGGAGGATCAGATACCGGGCTGCTGAAACGCTCGGTCTTCTCAGGGCTGACATAGCAGTTCAGGAGCTTATCCAGACCTGTGATGATGAGAAGGACCACGCCAGGTACATGGCTGCAAAGGCTCTCGGAATGATCAGAGATGTCAAAGCAGTTCCTACCCTAATCCGCCTGCTGGGTGATGAACACCAGTACACGAGAGGCATTGCAGCAACAGGACTGGCTTCAATTGGTGAACCTGTCGCAGGAAAAGAGATTAAATCAGCACTGGCCCGTGAGCCTGATCAGGCAGTCAGAGAAAAGATGATCCAGAGTCTGAAGGCTCTGAATGGATAA
- a CDS encoding phosphoesterase, whose amino-acid sequence MEGSSNRSYYLVQKPEIIVMFFRKRKNGPDIASISADIALRTAHIVHLTHNDFDAVGADAVHRMRFRKEGVVTLWSSVGKFPMYLEIISQIAGNGDTLSISDLSYRRGVEQHLRKIKQKGWRIEWRDHHRWNEDEIGLIRKIVDHLHIDTGRCACGICTVDLAPEDVIAEEIALVVCDYDLWKQKDPRSAVLGLILQRAKNREHVRDMLMMGVFDDKQIRSEYEDIMREMQKVMNRTLRAASVLGTKYRMAVSPMYGYPSETAAFLRKELKSDIEVLVSESGKFSIRSVPPISHLIAREFGGGGHPHAAGGFFRFTLWDKILLRIVKKNRHFQKISEVAERQ is encoded by the coding sequence ATGGAGGGATCATCAAATCGCTCGTATTATCTGGTTCAGAAACCAGAAATTATTGTAATGTTCTTCAGAAAGCGGAAGAATGGGCCTGATATTGCATCCATATCTGCAGACATAGCCCTTCGGACCGCACATATCGTTCATCTCACCCACAATGACTTTGATGCCGTCGGCGCCGATGCCGTGCATCGCATGAGATTCCGGAAAGAAGGTGTTGTAACACTCTGGAGCTCGGTCGGTAAATTCCCGATGTACCTGGAGATAATATCCCAGATTGCAGGGAACGGAGACACATTGAGTATCAGTGATCTCTCATACCGCCGTGGTGTAGAACAACATCTTCGGAAGATCAAACAGAAAGGATGGAGGATCGAGTGGCGGGACCATCATCGCTGGAACGAAGATGAGATCGGTCTCATCCGCAAGATCGTAGATCACCTGCATATCGATACCGGGAGATGTGCCTGTGGAATCTGTACTGTTGATCTGGCACCTGAAGATGTCATTGCCGAGGAGATTGCACTGGTTGTCTGTGATTATGATCTCTGGAAGCAGAAAGATCCCAGATCAGCAGTTCTCGGACTCATTCTTCAGAGGGCGAAGAACCGTGAGCATGTCCGTGATATGCTGATGATGGGTGTGTTTGATGACAAACAGATAAGAAGCGAGTACGAGGACATCATGCGGGAGATGCAGAAGGTAATGAACCGGACCCTACGTGCTGCGAGTGTTCTTGGCACAAAGTACAGAATGGCCGTAAGCCCGATGTACGGATATCCGAGTGAGACTGCCGCATTCCTGCGTAAGGAACTGAAGTCTGATATTGAGGTCCTGGTTTCAGAGTCTGGAAAGTTCTCCATCCGGTCTGTTCCCCCGATAAGCCACCTTATTGCCCGGGAGTTTGGTGGCGGAGGCCATCCCCATGCAGCAGGTGGGTTTTTCAGATTTACCCTCTGGGACAAGATACTTCTCAGGATAGTAAAAAAGAACAGGCACTTTCAGAAGATATCTGAAGTCGCCGAACGTCAATAA
- a CDS encoding tetratricopeptide repeat protein — protein MKQSQYQGCFPKRNIESFLTKYDYNTISMGRFFIWAILVAFLLFIIPGCTENTNDLYQKAEKLSNSGRYDDALVIYQKIIDAEPKNVDALRGRAYCQSNLGKYEESNIAYSRIVEIDPNDYYSLIHMAENFESLGKYGVAVIKYDAADTACLHRWKEGKISKEQYDSFSKETKEKMWKANDKNQAKSN, from the coding sequence TTGAAACAATCCCAATATCAGGGATGCTTTCCGAAAAGAAATATCGAGTCATTTTTAACAAAGTATGACTATAACACTATTTCAATGGGAAGATTTTTTATTTGGGCTATTCTTGTGGCCTTTCTGCTTTTCATAATACCCGGTTGTACAGAAAACACAAACGACTTATATCAAAAAGCGGAGAAACTATCAAATTCAGGGAGATATGACGACGCATTGGTTATTTATCAAAAAATAATTGATGCTGAACCCAAAAATGTAGATGCTCTTCGTGGGAGAGCTTATTGTCAATCTAATTTGGGCAAATATGAAGAATCGAATATTGCATATTCACGAATTGTCGAAATTGATCCTAACGATTATTACTCTTTGATTCACATGGCTGAAAATTTTGAATCATTAGGGAAGTATGGTGTTGCGGTCATCAAGTATGACGCTGCTGACACAGCATGCCTCCATAGATGGAAAGAAGGAAAAATTTCTAAAGAGCAATATGATTCGTTTTCTAAAGAAACCAAAGAGAAAATGTGGAAAGCCAATGATAAAAATCAAGCAAAATCCAATTAA
- the metG gene encoding methionine--tRNA ligase → MNSRPLLVTCGLPYTNGPCHLGHLRTYVPADFYVRFMRRKGERAVFVCGSDNHGTPIVVSAEAEGVTPRVISERYHAHFAETFKRMNIHFDHFGMTDDPATHARTTHIVNRLIKAGHVYPKVIQQAYCPKCKKFLPDRYLEGICPHCSKPARGDECDQGCGKHLEPGELLKPTCKICGTAAEFREQEHFFFRLSSFQDYLKNFLKDLKGTDNAINYALGWVNEELRDWCITRTLEWGTKFPGRDDLVVYVWVDAPIGYIGFTEEWAEETGSDWKDFWCEDKAQITHFIGQDITYHHCVFWPAMLKGAGYGKPYAVVASGMVKIDDHKFSKSRGYVVWTNDDYLDQGLPSDYLRYYILTYTSHTKEMNFSWKLFLERVNSEVVNTLGNFVYRSLHLSHKQFGGIPDVPVDPSVQEKIAETLDTVSTLVESYDFKGAVDAILALAAYGNTYVQTNEPWKLAKTDLSAMARVMRNSLQISKALTLLIEPVMPDRAEKLWTQLGMTTPLAKAGFDEALVDLVPGSVPQPTILFEKLDEKRINILDVEFRQRIDALTAAPQPDNQISIDEFAKVELKTGRVISAESVPKSSKLLKLQVGFGSETRQIVSGIAQFYKPEELVGKDVIVVMNLKPAKIFGIESNGMILAAGDEASLLVPLKQVEPGTKIR, encoded by the coding sequence ATGAACAGCCGGCCTCTGCTAGTTACTTGTGGACTGCCATACACCAACGGTCCATGTCATCTCGGGCATCTCCGGACTTATGTTCCAGCCGATTTTTACGTGCGGTTCATGCGGAGAAAAGGGGAGCGTGCAGTCTTTGTCTGTGGTTCTGATAACCACGGGACACCGATTGTTGTCAGTGCTGAAGCAGAGGGTGTCACGCCACGGGTGATCTCTGAGCGCTATCATGCCCACTTTGCAGAGACCTTCAAACGCATGAATATTCACTTTGATCACTTCGGAATGACCGATGACCCGGCTACGCACGCTCGTACCACACATATTGTGAACCGGTTGATCAAAGCAGGCCATGTCTACCCCAAAGTTATCCAACAGGCGTACTGCCCCAAGTGTAAAAAGTTCCTGCCTGACAGGTACCTTGAGGGAATCTGCCCGCACTGCAGCAAACCTGCACGGGGAGATGAGTGTGATCAGGGGTGCGGGAAGCACCTGGAACCCGGTGAACTGCTTAAGCCGACCTGCAAGATATGCGGAACTGCTGCCGAATTCAGGGAGCAGGAGCACTTCTTCTTCAGGCTCTCCTCCTTTCAGGATTACCTCAAGAATTTTCTGAAAGATCTCAAAGGAACAGACAATGCCATCAACTATGCCCTCGGCTGGGTCAATGAGGAACTCCGCGACTGGTGTATAACCCGGACCCTGGAATGGGGAACAAAGTTCCCGGGTCGTGATGATCTGGTTGTGTATGTCTGGGTTGATGCCCCGATCGGGTACATCGGGTTCACCGAGGAATGGGCAGAGGAGACCGGTTCAGACTGGAAAGACTTCTGGTGCGAGGACAAAGCACAGATTACCCACTTCATCGGGCAGGATATCACCTATCATCACTGTGTCTTCTGGCCGGCAATGCTGAAGGGTGCAGGATACGGGAAACCGTACGCAGTGGTTGCATCAGGCATGGTCAAGATCGACGATCACAAGTTTTCAAAGTCACGAGGGTATGTGGTCTGGACCAACGATGATTACCTGGATCAGGGTCTTCCAAGCGATTACCTGCGGTATTACATCCTCACCTATACCAGTCATACCAAGGAGATGAACTTCTCCTGGAAGTTATTTTTGGAGCGGGTGAACTCTGAAGTGGTGAATACCCTCGGTAACTTCGTGTACCGTTCGCTTCACCTCTCCCACAAACAGTTTGGCGGAATACCGGATGTCCCCGTTGATCCGTCAGTACAAGAGAAGATTGCTGAAACCCTTGACACGGTCTCAACCCTGGTTGAGTCATACGACTTTAAGGGTGCAGTTGATGCCATCCTTGCACTTGCAGCGTATGGCAACACCTATGTGCAGACCAATGAGCCATGGAAACTAGCCAAGACTGATCTCTCTGCAATGGCCCGGGTGATGCGGAACTCTCTCCAGATATCAAAGGCTCTTACCCTGCTAATAGAACCGGTTATGCCTGACCGGGCAGAAAAACTCTGGACACAACTGGGCATGACCACTCCTCTTGCCAAGGCAGGGTTTGATGAAGCCCTGGTAGACCTGGTGCCAGGATCAGTTCCACAACCGACAATACTGTTTGAGAAACTGGATGAGAAGAGGATCAATATTCTTGATGTTGAGTTTAGGCAACGAATCGATGCTCTTACAGCAGCACCTCAACCTGATAATCAGATCAGTATCGATGAGTTTGCCAAAGTTGAACTCAAAACAGGGAGAGTAATATCAGCAGAATCTGTGCCTAAATCCAGCAAACTTCTGAAGTTACAGGTCGGGTTCGGATCTGAAACCAGACAGATCGTCAGTGGAATTGCCCAGTTCTACAAACCTGAGGAACTTGTAGGAAAGGACGTCATTGTGGTGATGAATCTCAAGCCAGCCAAAATTTTCGGTATAGAAAGTAATGGGATGATCCTTGCAGCAGGCGATGAGGCATCTCTCCTTGTTCCGTTAAAACAGGTGGAGCCCGGAACAAAGATCAGATAA